Proteins from a single region of Lysinibacillus sp. JNUCC-52:
- the rpmG gene encoding 50S ribosomal protein L33 — MRVQITLACTETGDKNYITTKNKRNSPERLELKKYSPRLKRVTLHRETK, encoded by the coding sequence ATGCGTGTGCAAATTACATTAGCTTGTACAGAAACAGGCGATAAAAACTACATCACAACAAAAAACAAACGAAATAGCCCCGAAAGACTGGAGCTAAAAAAATATTCCCCACGTTTGAAGCGTGTTACATTACACCGAGAAACAAAATAA
- a CDS encoding GTP-binding protein: protein MTKKIPVTVLSGYLGSGKTTMMNHVLQNEKNMRVAVIVNDMSEINIDAELIASGSGISRTEEKFVELSNGCICCTLREDLLQEVERLAMLGNIDYILIESTGISEPIPVAQTFSYLDEELGIDLTQFCQLDTMVTVVDAHRFWHDFQSGESLLERKEAVGHLDERDVADLLIDQIEFCDVLVLNKCDLVTEEELERLERILRALQPEAKLIRTINGVIEPSAILSTGSFDFERVSESAGWLKELELGHENHTPETEEYGITSFTYKRKIPFHPMRFVEWCDNMPESIVRAKGIIWSAKHQEVALLLSQAGSSAKIEPVSYWVAALPATQQQDVFLQDPEVLEDWDEEFGDRMTQLVIIGIDLDKSAIIKELDACLLTANEFAEPWEHLEDPFNWEWS, encoded by the coding sequence ATGACAAAGAAAATTCCAGTGACAGTTTTAAGTGGTTATTTAGGTTCAGGTAAAACAACGATGATGAATCATGTTCTTCAAAATGAGAAAAATATGCGTGTGGCAGTTATTGTCAATGATATGAGTGAAATTAATATTGATGCAGAACTGATTGCAAGTGGTAGTGGTATTTCTCGAACAGAGGAAAAGTTTGTAGAGCTCTCCAATGGCTGTATATGTTGCACGCTACGTGAGGATTTATTGCAAGAGGTTGAACGCCTAGCGATGCTTGGAAATATTGATTATATATTAATTGAGTCGACGGGAATTAGTGAACCGATACCAGTTGCACAAACGTTTAGTTATTTGGATGAGGAGCTTGGAATAGATTTAACACAGTTTTGTCAGCTCGATACGATGGTGACTGTAGTGGATGCACACCGTTTTTGGCATGATTTTCAATCAGGTGAAAGCTTGCTAGAACGCAAGGAAGCAGTTGGTCATTTAGATGAGCGAGATGTGGCAGACCTTCTGATTGACCAGATTGAATTTTGTGATGTGCTAGTATTGAACAAGTGTGACCTCGTAACGGAAGAAGAACTTGAACGGTTAGAGCGTATTTTGCGTGCATTACAACCTGAGGCAAAGCTAATTCGTACAATAAATGGTGTAATTGAGCCAAGTGCAATTTTAAGTACAGGGAGTTTTGATTTTGAGCGAGTATCGGAATCTGCTGGCTGGTTAAAAGAATTAGAACTCGGTCATGAAAATCATACGCCCGAGACAGAGGAATATGGCATTACTTCATTCACTTATAAGCGCAAAATACCTTTCCATCCAATGCGTTTTGTGGAGTGGTGTGATAATATGCCAGAATCCATTGTTCGTGCGAAGGGTATTATTTGGAGCGCAAAACATCAGGAAGTGGCATTACTACTGTCACAGGCAGGTTCATCTGCGAAAATTGAGCCCGTTTCATATTGGGTAGCGGCATTACCAGCAACACAGCAACAGGATGTATTTTTACAAGACCCCGAGGTTTTGGAGGATTGGGATGAGGAATTTGGTGACCGTATGACACAACTAGTCATTATAGGTATCGATCTGGACAAAAGTGCAATTATTAAGGAGTTAGATGCATGTCTGTTGACAGCGAATGAGTTTGCGGAGCCATGGGAGCATCTAGAGGATCCTTTTAATTGGGAGTGGAGTTAA
- a CDS encoding isoprenylcysteine carboxyl methyltransferase family protein: MLFYIILILVILQRLAEVLIAKRHEKWMLAKGAYEVGASHYSYMVAMHVSFFLFFIVEVVSNKNGPSSLFPLFFLLFLLVQALRIWCIRSLGPYWNTKILILPGAEVVCKGPYTFMRHPNYAVVSLEILLLPLMFQAYFTAFCFTLLNITMLSVRIPVEEKALRDATNYNHVFKKNLPQK, translated from the coding sequence ATGCTTTTTTACATTATTTTAATTCTTGTTATTCTACAAAGATTAGCTGAAGTTTTAATAGCAAAACGTCATGAAAAATGGATGCTTGCCAAAGGAGCCTATGAGGTTGGTGCCTCCCATTATTCATACATGGTTGCTATGCATGTTAGCTTTTTTCTATTTTTTATTGTTGAGGTAGTTTCAAATAAAAACGGTCCATCGTCCTTATTCCCGTTATTTTTCTTATTATTTCTTCTGGTGCAAGCTTTGCGTATTTGGTGTATCCGTTCACTAGGACCATATTGGAATACGAAAATACTGATTTTGCCTGGCGCAGAAGTTGTATGCAAAGGGCCCTACACATTTATGCGCCACCCAAATTATGCCGTTGTTAGCTTGGAAATCCTTCTTTTACCACTTATGTTTCAAGCATATTTCACAGCATTTTGCTTTACGCTGTTGAACATTACGATGCTGTCGGTACGAATTCCTGTTGAGGAAAAAGCGTTACGTGATGCGACAAATTATAATCATGTATTTAAAAAGAATCTACCACAAAAATAA
- a CDS encoding type III polyketide synthase: protein MSKIISISTYQPPYTLQQANAEALTKELFYEKIPKLERYLKVFDNGGIETRHFCVPAEWHRSEHTFEERNNLYIELATQYSVEVIQACLQNESFLKSPISPEDIDAIIFVSSTGISTPSIDARVMNQLPFSDRLQRIPLWGLGCAGGAAGVSRANDYCKAHPQAKVLVVCVELCSLTFQQNDFSKSNLIGASLFADGAACILVCGDEVAIPTKKAIPSIVTTGSKWMPDSENVMGWNIKNNGLHVVFQKSIPAIITTWLGPFIEQFLLEQHLYSEQLDHFIAHPGGKKVLKAYEDTLFLSEQKTDISREILRQHGNMSSPTVLYVLEQFMLNKGQTDDIGLLIALGPGFCAEAVLLKWRE from the coding sequence TTGTCAAAAATTATTTCTATCAGTACATATCAACCACCTTACACATTGCAACAGGCAAACGCAGAGGCCTTAACGAAGGAGCTATTTTACGAAAAGATCCCGAAGCTAGAGCGTTATTTAAAAGTATTTGATAATGGTGGCATCGAGACTCGTCATTTTTGTGTACCCGCTGAGTGGCATCGCAGCGAGCATACTTTCGAAGAGCGTAACAATCTTTATATAGAGTTAGCAACGCAATATAGCGTTGAAGTCATTCAAGCCTGCTTACAAAATGAATCTTTTTTAAAGTCACCTATTTCTCCTGAAGATATTGATGCCATTATTTTTGTAAGTAGCACAGGTATATCTACACCAAGTATAGATGCACGTGTTATGAATCAGCTACCATTCTCAGATAGGTTACAGCGCATACCTTTATGGGGGTTAGGCTGTGCGGGCGGAGCTGCTGGTGTCAGTCGTGCTAATGATTATTGCAAAGCGCATCCTCAAGCAAAAGTACTTGTTGTCTGTGTCGAACTTTGTAGCCTAACCTTTCAGCAAAACGATTTTTCAAAAAGTAATTTAATCGGCGCTTCCCTTTTCGCTGATGGTGCAGCCTGCATACTCGTATGTGGAGACGAAGTAGCAATACCAACGAAAAAAGCCATTCCTTCGATAGTTACAACAGGCTCCAAGTGGATGCCTGATTCAGAAAATGTAATGGGCTGGAATATAAAAAACAACGGCCTTCATGTCGTTTTCCAAAAAAGTATTCCAGCCATTATTACGACTTGGCTCGGTCCTTTCATTGAACAGTTTTTACTTGAACAACATCTATACAGTGAACAGCTCGACCACTTTATTGCACATCCTGGCGGAAAAAAAGTATTAAAAGCTTATGAGGACACACTATTTCTTTCTGAACAAAAAACCGACATTTCTCGGGAAATATTACGTCAACATGGTAATATGTCTTCTCCTACTGTGTTGTATGTTTTAGAGCAATTTATGTTAAACAAAGGCCAAACCGATGATATTGGGTTGCTTATCGCCCTCGGTCCAGGCTTCTGTGCAGAAGCTGTATTACTTAAATGGAGGGAGTAG
- the rsgA gene encoding ribosome small subunit-dependent GTPase A: MNLTTLGFSTYFEEQLTAFKKESKLANCVPARVTLEHKHSYRVLAEEGEWLATVAGHFAYTSQAREDYPAVGDWVLVEKMAGEEKAIIHKLFNRKSVFSRKVAGQEIKEQIVASNVDIVLLVMSLNADFNIRRLERYLVAAWDSGAKPVIVLTKADLCEDITSMVREVELVAFGVDIFVTSARSGEGIEAIQTLFIEGVTGALLGSSGAGKSTLMNALSGEELMKVSGIREDDAKGRHTTTHRELIVLPSGGCLIDTPGMRELQLWDQSESLSSSFRDIEEFAAACRYRDCTHHMEPHCAVQQAISDGALEQSRLQSYFKLQKELAFIERKTNIQAKLNEQRKWKQIAKGMKKGKK; the protein is encoded by the coding sequence TTGAATTTAACAACATTAGGGTTTTCAACATATTTTGAAGAGCAACTAACTGCGTTTAAAAAGGAATCAAAGTTAGCAAATTGTGTACCTGCGCGAGTTACATTGGAGCATAAGCATTCATACCGTGTGCTTGCTGAAGAAGGAGAGTGGCTAGCTACAGTCGCTGGACATTTTGCGTATACATCGCAAGCAAGAGAAGACTATCCAGCAGTTGGAGATTGGGTATTAGTCGAGAAGATGGCTGGAGAAGAAAAAGCCATTATTCATAAATTATTTAACCGAAAGTCTGTTTTTTCTCGTAAAGTTGCAGGGCAGGAAATAAAGGAACAAATTGTAGCATCGAATGTCGATATTGTGCTACTTGTAATGAGCTTAAATGCAGATTTTAATATTCGTCGTTTAGAGCGCTATTTAGTAGCAGCATGGGATTCTGGCGCAAAGCCAGTCATTGTACTGACAAAGGCTGATTTATGTGAAGATATTACGAGCATGGTACGGGAGGTTGAGCTTGTCGCTTTTGGTGTGGATATTTTTGTAACTAGTGCACGATCAGGTGAAGGCATAGAAGCTATTCAGACCCTCTTTATAGAAGGAGTGACAGGTGCACTGCTCGGTTCGTCTGGTGCGGGGAAATCCACTTTAATGAATGCATTAAGTGGAGAAGAGCTGATGAAAGTTTCTGGGATTCGTGAGGATGATGCGAAAGGGCGCCATACAACAACACATCGAGAATTAATTGTGTTGCCAAGTGGGGGTTGCTTAATTGATACTCCAGGAATGCGTGAGTTGCAATTATGGGATCAAAGTGAAAGTCTATCCTCAAGTTTTCGCGATATTGAAGAATTCGCAGCCGCATGTCGCTATAGAGATTGTACACATCATATGGAGCCGCACTGTGCTGTGCAACAAGCTATTAGTGATGGAGCACTCGAACAATCACGTTTGCAAAGCTATTTTAAGTTGCAAAAAGAGCTTGCTTTTATTGAACGAAAAACGAATATACAAGCAAAGCTAAATGAGCAACGTAAATGGAAGCAAATTGCGAAAGGCATGAAGAAGGGGAAAAAATAG